The DNA segment ATCGTTCGCCAAAATAGCATCATAACCAGCTTCTTGTAAATCAAAAGACAGTTGATTCGCTAGGCTATCATCAGTTTCGATCACCAAAACACAGGGGCTATGAGTAGCTATCATAAGATTTTGGGATATTTGGATGTTTAATTGTATAGGCAATAAATGGGGAGTGGGGAAAAGGAGAATAACTATTGACTGTTGACTAAGGTAATTCTACCGAAGTTGGTTTAGCGATATGCGGTAGACCCCAACCGAGTTTTTCTCGCAAAATACGGAAAAATTCTGGTGGTTGGAGGCGAATAAATTTGACACTGTATGGCGATCGCTCTAGATATACTCTATCTTCTGGAAAAATATAGCATCCCCCATTGCCATCTACTACCATCACCAACCGGGGAATGTTCACCGGGTAAATATTGACTGGTTCAGTATCGGGAAATACTAAAGCCCTGGAAGCCAAAGAATGGGGACAAATAGGAACGAGCTGCAATACGGGTACACCGGGGGCAACAACTGGCCCACCTGCGCTTAAAGAGTAAGCGGTGGAGCCTGTAGGTGTAGAAACAATTACCCCATCTGCGGCAATATCAACTGGCGCATGACGACCTACAGCAATCTCAAAATGACACATTGACGTTAATGGTTCACGATGCAAAACCATTTCGTTCAAGCATAGAGCTTCCCAAAGTACTGACTCTCCTCGCAGCACTTTGACCGTGAGCATGGCTCGTTCTTCGATTTCATACTCACCTGCGATCGCCTGATCTATAGCTTGGGGTAATTGATTCAGGTAAGTTTCCGTTAAGAACCCCATGTGTCCGGTATTTATGGCCAAAATCGGAATACCGCAAGGCGCTACCTGACGCGATGCGGCTAAAACGGTACCGTCACCCCCCAGCACTATGGCAAACTTCATTTCTGAATCAAACCCAGGGGGTGTCAAACCGTCAATTGGCGTGTGGCACACAGGGCTTTCAGGATTAGAGTAGCCCAATATGCCACCGATACTAGATGTGATAGATACATCCCAACCGGCTGCGGTTAGCTTATCTTTTAACTCGATAGCAACACGACCGGCTACCGGTTTAATGTCGTTGTATATAATGCCTACTTTCGGCACACTCAAATATCCAGGTTTAAGCGACGCTTTGTCTTTTGTAATCGTTACACATTTTGGATCACCAGTCATTAGTTTGGCATCAAAAGTCTATAGTCTATGGTAAAAAACTGTTGATTGCTGACTGTTGACTATTAACTATTGACTTTTTTAAATGGCGTTTTTTTGTCTTTCTGCTTTTTAATTTTAGTTTTCTCGTAATCTAACTGTTTGAGCTTCTTCAGAATCCGGCTGAAATACTCTTGTAAATAGTTTTCTAAAGTAGTACTTTGCTCTTTTTCTAACCCAAAGACTGTGTAAACTTCATCCATTGAAGCATTTAGCGGTCTACCACTAGCCAAAACTTCGGTGAATGCGAGTCTGTCGGCTATATTCCATCCCCACTGAAAGAATTTGGCAAGACCGCGCACGGCTCGTAGTAGGTTGATGGGCATTCGTCTAACTTTCGCTTCTTTGCCAGATAAGCGTTCACATAAGTTAATGATTTCTTCGGCACTCCAGGCACGAGTACCCAATACAGGGAAAGCTTGTTTTTCTGTTTCTGGCACACTCAACGCCCGCACAGCAAACTTAGCAATGTCTAAAGTGTCCATATAAGCGACTGGGGAAGATGCGCCAGTTACCCAAACAGGCTGTCCTTCTAAAATGGGGATGCCATACTGACCGATTAACCCTTGCATGAAGCCGGCCAAGCGCAGAACAGTGTAATTTATCCCAGATTCAGCTAAAAATAATTCTGTACACCGTTTAATTTCCATCAGTGGGACTTCTGGATACTTATCGGCATCAATAATAGAGAAGAATATAAAACGTTCTACACCCGCCGCTTTTGCTGCCTGAATTAGGGCTATTTGTCCTTCCCAGTCTACTTGCTTAATTGTCAGCGAATCTGTAGCACGAGAGGTTGCTGCATCAATTACTGCTGTTACGCCTTCTAGCGCCTCTACCAGAGTCTGGGGTTGACATAAATCTCCTCTTACGAGTTCGGCTCCCCACTCTTTTAAAAAAGCTGCTCTTTTGGCACTCCTGACAAGACAGCGAACTTTATATCCCTCATCGATCGCCCGACGAGCCACTTGTCTTCCTAAGGTGCCAGTGGCACCGACTATTAATAATGTCATGAGGGTTGTAACAAATTTTAAACTTTTATGAAAAGAATCTTAACAGAATTATATCTGTAAATAAAAATTAATGGTTTTTAAGGAACAGAATTGATACTGAAAAAATCACTAAAACAGCGTTTTCTGGTGAGTGCAGCCACACGCGCGGTATGAAGCGCCGGGTGGACTGCGGTAGTCTGCTTCTTCAAAGGAGTACCTGGACAAGCTATTTTGCCAGTGATATTCAGGCTTCTCATCTGTTGAAAGCAGGCAAATACAGATAAATTATTCTTCTGCGCCTTGAATTTTCAATAATAAAGCACCCAAAGCCCAACCTACGAAGATTAAGCCGAAAGATAACAAAGCTGCATTCAGTAGTTCGCCGCTCATTAATGTGATTCTCCTTGACGAATAAATTTTGATTTTTTGGTCTTATCTAGGCACAGGAGTCAGAAGTGCTAAGTAATGTGAGCCGAGTAATTTAGTGTTGAATGATAATTTATTCACCTTCCCCATCTGCTTCTCTGCTCTCCCGCTTTTTTAGCCTCTCACTCCTACTTTTATTGGATTAGACCTGTGTAAATAATTTTAAACTAGTTTGATAGTCAATCCCTACTATTGGGAGATGGAATCAAGCAAAAAATTCTTCTCCAAAGCACTTATATGTACCAATTAAATCAGAATCAGACAGTAAATACACCTCAAAAATATCGCCCACGTTTAGCACTAACAGTCGGAGATCCAGGCGGAATTGGGGCGGAAGTGATTTTAAAAGCTTTGGCTGATTTAGAAATCGGTCATAATTATGACTTAACTGTAGTAAGTAATAAAAATTTACTCCAAGAGACTTATAAACAATTAAGCTCGATGGAAAATTTACTGCCGTTGGCTGATCCTAATTTATTAAAAATTATTGATGTCACTGTTGATAGAGAAACTGCCAGACAGATAAATTTAGGAACTGGTAACGCGGCTAGTGGTGCAGCCAGTTTCGCCTATATGGATTATGCGATCGCCCAAACCCTAGCAGGTAATTTTGATGGAATTGTGACTGGCCCCATAGCTAAATCTGCATGGAAAGCCGCAGGCTACAATTACCCAGGACAAACGGAACTGTTAGCCCAAAAGTCTGGTGTTGAACGCTTTGGGATGTTATTTGTCGCGCGATCGCCTTACACTGGTTGGACACTGAGAGCCTTACTCGCAACTACCCATATACCTTTACGTCAAGTGGCGGACACACTGACACCGCAATTGCTGACGCAAAAATTAGATTTGTTGGTGGAGTGTTTAGAGAAAGATTTTGGCATCACTAGTGGGAGAATTGCGATCGCTGGTTTAAATCCCCACAGTGGCGAACAAGGACAACTGGGAACAGAAGAACTAGATTGGTTAATTCCTTGGCTAGAGTCAGAACGACAAAAACGCCCACATTTCCAGCTAGATGGGCCGATTCCCCCGGATACGATGTGGGTTAAACCTGGTCAAGCTTGGTATGGTAATGCGATTGTGCAGCACCCTGCTGATGCCTACCTGGCACTGTACCACGACCAAGGTTTAATTCCCGTCAAACTGATGGCCTTTGACCGAGCTGTGAATACTTCTATTGGCTTACCTTTTGTTCGTACTTCCCCAGACCACGGAACAGCCTTTGATATCGCGGGTCAGGGTATTGCTGATGCTACTAGTATGAAGGAGGCGATCTCATTAGCGGCTGAGTTGGTTTGTCAGAGGTTACATTTGGAAAAATAATTTTGAATACGTTGCTTATTTAGTTAGTAGCGACTGTCTTGAAAGTCAAGCGATCGTTAACAAAAACCGGGACTCTGAACATTGACGCAACTGGGGA comes from the Nostoc sp. PCC 7120 = FACHB-418 genome and includes:
- a CDS encoding NAD(+) kinase, with protein sequence MPKVGIIYNDIKPVAGRVAIELKDKLTAAGWDVSITSSIGGILGYSNPESPVCHTPIDGLTPPGFDSEMKFAIVLGGDGTVLAASRQVAPCGIPILAINTGHMGFLTETYLNQLPQAIDQAIAGEYEIEERAMLTVKVLRGESVLWEALCLNEMVLHREPLTSMCHFEIAVGRHAPVDIAADGVIVSTPTGSTAYSLSAGGPVVAPGVPVLQLVPICPHSLASRALVFPDTEPVNIYPVNIPRLVMVVDGNGGCYIFPEDRVYLERSPYSVKFIRLQPPEFFRILREKLGWGLPHIAKPTSVELP
- a CDS encoding SDR family oxidoreductase; amino-acid sequence: MTLLIVGATGTLGRQVARRAIDEGYKVRCLVRSAKRAAFLKEWGAELVRGDLCQPQTLVEALEGVTAVIDAATSRATDSLTIKQVDWEGQIALIQAAKAAGVERFIFFSIIDADKYPEVPLMEIKRCTELFLAESGINYTVLRLAGFMQGLIGQYGIPILEGQPVWVTGASSPVAYMDTLDIAKFAVRALSVPETEKQAFPVLGTRAWSAEEIINLCERLSGKEAKVRRMPINLLRAVRGLAKFFQWGWNIADRLAFTEVLASGRPLNASMDEVYTVFGLEKEQSTTLENYLQEYFSRILKKLKQLDYEKTKIKKQKDKKTPFKKVNS
- a CDS encoding cytochrome b6-f complex subunit PetM, with translation MSGELLNAALLSFGLIFVGWALGALLLKIQGAEE
- the pdxA gene encoding 4-hydroxythreonine-4-phosphate dehydrogenase PdxA — its product is MYQLNQNQTVNTPQKYRPRLALTVGDPGGIGAEVILKALADLEIGHNYDLTVVSNKNLLQETYKQLSSMENLLPLADPNLLKIIDVTVDRETARQINLGTGNAASGAASFAYMDYAIAQTLAGNFDGIVTGPIAKSAWKAAGYNYPGQTELLAQKSGVERFGMLFVARSPYTGWTLRALLATTHIPLRQVADTLTPQLLTQKLDLLVECLEKDFGITSGRIAIAGLNPHSGEQGQLGTEELDWLIPWLESERQKRPHFQLDGPIPPDTMWVKPGQAWYGNAIVQHPADAYLALYHDQGLIPVKLMAFDRAVNTSIGLPFVRTSPDHGTAFDIAGQGIADATSMKEAISLAAELVCQRLHLEK